A DNA window from Anastrepha ludens isolate Willacy chromosome 6, idAnaLude1.1, whole genome shotgun sequence contains the following coding sequences:
- the LOC128867246 gene encoding trypsin theta-like: MANKFICTLLLIAVCAKSISADGIENGNATTILAHPYVVAIQGTDGTRVCEGALIDSNVVVTAAQCLANYDVSQLVVSVNNSKIVSIAKSTFDSNFDYTTMEYDVAVLKLAEEVSVDTIELASEEPATGVSGVVTGWSSSSALVDVSESIISASDCVSGEYTYEDGEILSSMLCGLAANKACDALPGSPLVANNQLVGLVSWGYGCANSENPAVFTNIAAVKSWVDQTVESL; the protein is encoded by the coding sequence ATGGCCAACAAATTCATTTGTACTTTATTGCTGATTGCCGTATGCGCCAAAAGCATATCCGCCGATGGAATTGAGAATGGTAATGCCACCACCATTTTGGCACATCCTTACGTAGTCGCTATACAGGGAACCGATGGAACACGCGTTTGCGAGGGTGCCTTAATCGATTCGAATGTCGTTGTCACAGCTGCTCAGTGCTTGGCTAACTACGATGTTTCACAATTGGTCGTAAGTGTAAACAACAGTAAGATTGTAAGCATTGCCAAGAGTACCTTCGATAGTAACTTCGATTATACGACCATGGAATATGATGTTGCCGTCTTAAAATTGGCAGAGGAAGTAAGTGTTGATACCATTGAATTAGCTTCCGAGGAACCAGCTACCGGTGTCAGTGGTGTAGTCACCGGTTGGTCTTCAAGCAGTGCTCTGGTAGATGTTTCGGAGTCTATCATCAGTGCCAGCGATTGCGTTTCGGGAGAGTATACCTACGAAGATGGTGAGATTTTAAGTTCAATGTTGTGTGGTCTCGCAGCAAACAAAGCTTGCGACGCTCTACCAGGAAGTCCTTTGGTGGCCAACAACCAATTAGTTGGTTTGGTTTCATGGGGCTATGGCTGTGCCAACAGTGAGAACCCAGCTGTTTTCACCAACATCGCTGCAGTCAAGTCATGGGTAGATCAAACTGTAGAGTCTTtgtaa
- the LOC128867745 gene encoding E3 SUMO-protein ligase ZBED1-like: protein MTVTCSFITDSYCLRSAVLSTNKLIDETNHIAKNIADTLQAVCNEWGIFDKITAIVTDNASSMIKACELLKKRNLPCYAHSLNLVVQDCLKLDCTKELLKKCKSIVAFFKSSTIAYKKFKDSQLTETKYSLIQEVATRWNSAFLMIERVLKTHEAINITLLSLSKAPQPLTADEINILKDLSQILSPFDIASKEVSSNSKVTVSLVIPVTCGLLNNLENSTKNLLTEVGLKVNEFLIDCVIKRLYKYEDRTVTSISTLLDPRFPFAIQCQKC from the coding sequence ATGACAGTCACATGCTCGTTTATTACAGATAGTTACTGTCTTCGCTCTGCtgttttatcaacaaataagcTAATTGATGAAACAAATCATATTGCTAAGAATATAGCAGATACCCTGCAGGCTGTTTGCAACGAATGgggaatttttgataaaataactgCAATTGTGACCGATAATGCAAGCTCAATGATCAAAGCGTGCGAGCTgcttaaaaaaaggaatttacCCTGCTATGCACACTCACTTAATTTGGTGGTGCAAGATTGCCTTAAGCTGGATTGCACAAaagaattacttaaaaaatgcaAGTCCATTGTCGCGTTTTTTAAAAGTAGCACGATTGCTTACAAGAAATTTAAAGATTCTCAATTGACGGAAACTAAATATAGTCTAATACAGGAAGTTGCCACCAGATGGAACAGTGCATTCCTAATGATTGAAAGAGTCTTAAAAACACATGAAGCAATCAATATAACACTTCTAAGTTTGTCGAAAGCGCCACAGCCTCTCACAGCTGACGAAATCAACATATTAAAAGACTTGTCACAAATACTTTCTCCCTTTGACATTGCTTCCAAAGAAGTGTCATCGAATTCTAAAGTCACAGTATCACTAGTTATTCCAGTTACTTGTGGCCTCTTAAACAACTTGGAAAATAGCACAAAAAATCTTCTTACCGAAGTTGGCCTTAAAGTAAacgaatttttaattgattgcGTAATCAAAAGGTTGTACAAGTACGAAGATCGCACAGTAACTAGCATTTCTACATTGCTTGATCCAAGGTTTCCGTTCGCAATACAATGccaaaaatgctga